DNA sequence from the Spirochaetota bacterium genome:
CATTCGCTGTCTCCAAAAAACCTTGATGAACCTTTGGTCGCTTATCACCTTCTAATACCTTCATTTCTCCAGATAGTTCAGTAGTTGTATAGTAAGAGTGCCCTTCTTTCTTAAGGTATCTAGGAAAATCAACATTAACTAACATTATCCTATCAACAACTTCTTGATCCTTAATATCACTCCTGTCGGTAGCGACGAATTCATCAAGAATAGCGGGGTCGTGTGTAGGGTCAATAAGAATATTACCTTGCTTATCAACCTTGAAGTTGCCAATCTTGATCCTAATGTATCCATTCTCACCTAAAACCTTAAAGCCTTCTTTGGTAACAAGGTAGTTATCGTTGCTTATCTTAAAACTACCGTTCCTTGTAAGTTTCAAACCTTCTGGAGTTTCTACTACAAAGAATCCTTCACCTTCAATCGCTAGGTCAAATGCATTCTCAGTTTGCTTAAGCGAACCCTGTTCAAAGATTGTCTGTATCTCATTTACTTCAACACCAGTCCCAAACTTCCCAACAACAGGTGCTTTATCATAAGAACCTAAAGGAAAAGTTACAACACCATTGTCATTCACTCTCCTGGCAAGCATCTCTGGAAACGACTTGAATAAAGTTACCTCTTTCTTATAAGAGGTAGTATTGCTGTTAGCAAGATTATTCGCTATAGTATTCACATTATCAAGTTGTGCTATCATACCTGATGCACTAGTATATATTCCTCTTACCATATTTGACCTCTATCAGAGATTCTCGTAAAAAAAACTACTTCGTTAAGTAATCAGTGTTATTTTTCTGAACGCCGTTTGGATGTATTCTTCTTTACTACATTCTTCTATCCTGAATCAAGAACTAATGTGATGAAACTTACAGAGACTAATGCTGTAGAACCGTTAGAAAACGAATTCGTAAATCAAACTTAAATTATATGAACTTTAAGTTTAATTGAAAATCTCTTTGGAAGTTTTTCTTTTACTAGCACTGAAAAATTGTGTATAATGATAGTATATGAAGGGCTACCATACATTTCTCGTTCTCCTGTTTAGTTTTACCTATCTTAAAGGATATAGTAGTGAATTTTTCAAAGGGGCGGATGTTTCTTGGCTTCCACAGATGGAAGAGACAGGCTTTGTCTTCTACGACTTTGATGGCACAAGAAAGGATGTTCTCACAATACTCAAGGAAAATGGAATGAACATAATACGACTTAGAACCTGGGTTTCACCTTCAAAAGACTCAGTAAATGGATATTGCGGTAAGGATGATACAATCAAGATGGCTATAAGATGTAAAAAGATGGGGTTTGGAGTTATGATAAACTTTCACTATAGTGACTCTTGGGCTGATCCATCAAAACAGAGAAAACCAAAAGACTGGGAAAAACTGACATTCTTACAACTAAAGGATAAAGTTTATGAATACACTTACGACTTTATGGAATCTTTGAAAGAAGAAGGTATATACCCTGAATTCGTTCAGATAGGAAATGAAATCAATGCTGGAATGCTTTGGCCTGATGGAAGTTATAGAAACTTTAGAAAACTTGCAAGTCTCATATCATCGGGAGCGAAAGCAGTGAGAGATGTAAGCCCTAACACGAAGATAGTCATACATCTTGCTAACGGTCATGATAGAGATCTCTTTGTGTGGTTTTTTGAAAACTTAAACCGATATTTCACAGACTATGATGTCATAGGTATGTCATACTACCCATATTGGATAGGGAAGAGTTGGAGAGAGACTATAGGTGCTTTGGTGTCAAATATGAACGAACTCGCGTTAAGGTATGGAAAATATGTGATGGTTGTTGAGACAGGGGGCCCTCACTACGAAGAAGAGGATACTTATGAGATGATAAAAAATCTCATAAGGGAGGTTAGAAATGTTACGAATAAAAAAGGTATTGGTGTTTTGTACTGGGAACCTCAAGGTGCGTTTGTGTGGAGTAGGTACTCTTTAAGTGCTTGGGGTGATGATGGACGACCAAAAAAACCAATAAAAGCGTTTCTATGGTAGTCAATTTGAATTCCATACAAAAACTTCTTATTATTTTCTAATATGAGTTTGAAAATTATATTTTGCAAACTAACATTTACAACTAAGAGTGAGTTATTACTTTAGGGGATAGATTATGGTAGAGTTAGGTAATAGGAATGCTGACCTTCACATTCACTCAGTTTATTCTGATGGTGATCTTTCAGTCGGACTTGTCCTAAAGGAGGTAGTTAGCAGAGGTATAAAGTTCATATCTATAACAGACCATGAGAATACAAATCAATCTAGAGAATTAGCGGAACTTGTTAAGAATTATAAAGAAAACATTGCTTTCATACCCGGGGTTGAGATTTCAACAGCGTATGATGGGCTAGAGATACATCTTCTGGCGTATTACAATCAAAACATAATTGATAAAGTTGACAAGTTAGTATCTCCAATAAGAGAGTATAAGAAAAGTAGAGTTATTGAAACTATACAAATGTTGCACGATGATAACATTTACGTTGACCAGAGTATCATCAGGAATGGTAGAAGAACGATCAATAAAATGATCCTAGCAAGGTATCTATACCACAATTCTGACTTTCCGAGTGTTGAGAAAGTTTATAAGTCTTTCTTCGGTAAAGGAGCAAAATACAAACTAGAGAATACATATCCGGACACGAGAGAGATATTGACTGACCTTAAGTCTGTAGGTTGTGTTGTTGGTGTTGCTCATCCAGACTTTCTAAAAGATTGGAGTAAAATTGGATATATATTAGCACTTAAAAAGATAGGTCTTGATGGGATTGAGGTGTTTCATCCCCTTCTTGATGAGAGTATGACAAAAAGTCTTCTAAAATTCTGTCAAGAGAATGATCTCATTCCTCTGGGAGGTAGTGATTTTCATGGATATGAAACAAAAAGAAATCAATTAGGTCAATTTAACACATTTGAATTATCCGCTCGTAGAGTTATGGAACTTCTTGGAATCTGATGCTTAACTATTCCTCAAACTTGTAATACGAATTAGGAAAGTCTTCCTTACCAAGTCTGTTTATGAGTTTAGTTCCTCTCTTTTCTCTATCATAGACTGGTATTCCTGGTGGAAGTTGGATTGTAGGTATGAAGTTTGCCTTTACGAACTCGCCTTTTGTTGTGATATGAACTTCAATAATACCACCTATCCCGCCGTATCCCTTTATGTTAAAGTTTCCATGAGTAAGGAAGTTGCCTAGCGAGTATGCTATTAACCTACCTTTATATATCTCTACTGCTCTTAACACATGTGGCCCGTGTCCTATCACA
Encoded proteins:
- the flgF gene encoding flagellar basal-body rod protein FlgF, which codes for MVRGIYTSASGMIAQLDNVNTIANNLANSNTTSYKKEVTLFKSFPEMLARRVNDNGVVTFPLGSYDKAPVVGKFGTGVEVNEIQTIFEQGSLKQTENAFDLAIEGEGFFVVETPEGLKLTRNGSFKISNDNYLVTKEGFKVLGENGYIRIKIGNFKVDKQGNILIDPTHDPAILDEFVATDRSDIKDQEVVDRIMLVNVDFPRYLKKEGHSYYTTTELSGEMKVLEGDKRPKVHQGFLETANVNPVVEMVRMISAERAYEANSKSIQTHDTLLGRAVNEVGKGLSA
- a CDS encoding arabinogalactan endo-1,4-beta-galactosidase gives rise to the protein MKGYHTFLVLLFSFTYLKGYSSEFFKGADVSWLPQMEETGFVFYDFDGTRKDVLTILKENGMNIIRLRTWVSPSKDSVNGYCGKDDTIKMAIRCKKMGFGVMINFHYSDSWADPSKQRKPKDWEKLTFLQLKDKVYEYTYDFMESLKEEGIYPEFVQIGNEINAGMLWPDGSYRNFRKLASLISSGAKAVRDVSPNTKIVIHLANGHDRDLFVWFFENLNRYFTDYDVIGMSYYPYWIGKSWRETIGALVSNMNELALRYGKYVMVVETGGPHYEEEDTYEMIKNLIREVRNVTNKKGIGVLYWEPQGAFVWSRYSLSAWGDDGRPKKPIKAFLW
- a CDS encoding PHP domain-containing protein, giving the protein MVELGNRNADLHIHSVYSDGDLSVGLVLKEVVSRGIKFISITDHENTNQSRELAELVKNYKENIAFIPGVEISTAYDGLEIHLLAYYNQNIIDKVDKLVSPIREYKKSRVIETIQMLHDDNIYVDQSIIRNGRRTINKMILARYLYHNSDFPSVEKVYKSFFGKGAKYKLENTYPDTREILTDLKSVGCVVGVAHPDFLKDWSKIGYILALKKIGLDGIEVFHPLLDESMTKSLLKFCQENDLIPLGGSDFHGYETKRNQLGQFNTFELSARRVMELLGI